TCAATGTTATTGGTAGAAATACACAAGGTGTAACTTTAATTAAAACTGTATTAAACGAAAAAGTTGTTGCTTTACAACGAATAAATGAAATCACATATGATAATTTTACTTAAAAATATATTTAGTAAATAATTTTTATATAAAAATAAAAATTTTTTTATTTTATATATTTAATAAAAATTAAAAAAATAAATTAACGTAATTTATGAATTATTTGATTAGAACTTCCACGAAAAAGTAATTTTGGGTCATATAAATCTTTTTTGAATTTACCATCAATTAAAGTATTAATTAACGAAACTATTTCTAGTTGTTCTATTGTTAATTCATTTATTTTATATCCTGTTCATATCCAAATATCTTTATTTATACAAACAGTTTTTATTCGTTTTATTAATTTTAAAATAGTTGGAACATTGAATGGATGCAATGGATCTCCACCAGAAATAGACAATCCTTGTCGTTTAATTTTAGTATCTTGTAAGTCTTTAATTATAGTATTTTCAATTTGTTTAGTAAATGGTTTACCTGAATCAAGTTTTCATGTACTTTTATTATAACATCCATGACATTTATGTTCACAACCAGAAACAAATAATGTACAACGAGTTCCAGGTCCATTTACTACATCAACAGAGTAATATTTATGATAATTCATTTTTAATTAAAACTTTTAAAATGTTTAATTCTACGTTTAACTTCTTCTTGTTTTCCATAATTAAATGGTCTGGAATCTGGACTACCTAAATATCCACATACTCTACGAATAACTGATACTTTATTAGAATCATAATTACCACAATTTGGACAGACAAATCCTTTGCTTGTACATAAAAATTCTCCAGTAAATTTACATTCATAACATTCATCAATTGGGGTATTAGTTCCATAATATGGAACATAATTATAACTGTAATCCCATATATCTTCTAATGCTTTTAAATTATGTTGTAAATTTGGATATTCTCCATAACAAATAAAACCTCCATTAGAAATATATGGATATGGTTTTTCAAAATTAATTTTTTCATATGGATTAACATGTTTTTCAACATCTAAATGAAAGCTATTTGTATAATATCCTTTATCTGTTACTCCTTGTATGATACCAAATTCAAATTTATCTAAACGACAAAAACGATTACATAAATTTTCACTAGGTGTGCTATATAAACTAAAAGCATATCCAGTTTCTCTTTTCCAATCATCGGTAGTTTTACGAAGTTTTTTAACAATATCAATAGCTTTTTTACGTAAATATTCATTGTTATATATATGTGTATTTATTCCATATAAAGCATTAATGGTCTCATGTAACCCAATATAACCTAATGAAATTGATGCTCTACCATTTTGAAAAATTTTTAAAATACTATCATCAGGATTTAATCTTACACCACAAGCTCCTTCCATATAAAGAATAGGAGCTACACGAGCTTTAACTTTTTTTAGACGTTCAATACGAGTCATTAATGCTTTTTTCGCAACTAATAACCGTTTATCTAATAAATGCCAAAATTTTGATTCATCTTTTTGAGATTCAATAGCAATCCGTGGTAAATTTAAACTAATTACACCTAAATTATTTCTCCCGTCATGTATTTTTTTACCATTTTTTTTATATATACCTAAAAAACTTCTACATCCCATTGGAGTTTTAAATGAGCCAGTAACATCAATAACTCGATCATAATTTAATATATCTGGATACATACGTTTACTAGCACATTCTAAAGCTAATTGCTTTATATCATAGTTTTTATCATTAAAATTATAGTTAAGTCCTTTTTTTATAGCAAAAACTAATTTTGGAAATATTGCTGTTTTACGGTTTTTACCTAAACCAACAATACGATTTTTTAAAATAGATTTTTGAATTAAACGTGATTCTTTAGATTCACCTAAACCAAAACCAAAAGTAACAAACGGTGTTTGTCCATTAGCAGTATGTAATGTATTAACTTCATATTCTAATGACTGAAATGCATTATAACATTCTTTTTCTGTAGATTTTTCAGCATATTCTTTTGAATTTTTTATTCCCCATTCTTTTGCAGTTTTTAAATGTTTTTTATAACTAATAAGAACATATGGAGACAAAATTTCATCTATTCGATTAATTGTTGTACCGCCATATATATGACTAGCTACTTGAGCAATAATTTGTGCAGTTATTGCTGTTGCAGTTGAAATAGATTTTGGTGTTTCAATTTCTGCATTTCCCATTTTAAAACCATTAGTTAACATTCCTTCAAGATCGATTATCATACAATTAAACATTGGAAAAAATGGAGCATAATCTAAATCGTGATAATGAATTTCACCTTTTTCATGTGCAGTTACAATATCTTTAGGAAGAATATATTCTTTAGCATAATATTTAGCGATTATCCCAGCAAGTAAATCTCTTTGTGTTGGTATAACTTTACTATCTTTATTAGCATTTTCATTTAATAATGAAATATTATTTTGTTCAATAAGTCCTTTTATATCATTCATTAATTTGTTTTGTTTTTTTAATTTATCATATTTATTTTGTATATATATGATATATGCATTAGCTAAATTTTTATATTTACTGTTAATTAAATGATTTTTTACAATTTTTTTAATTTTATTAGTATCAATTTCTTTATATTTTTTAATTTCATTTTTTATATCATTAATTATTTGATTACAATAAGAATCATCTTTTATATTTATTAAAAAAGCAGCTATATTAATTTCTTTTTGTATTTTTTTTAAATTAAACATACTTTGACGTTTATCTTTTTTTAAAACAATTGTGTTCACAATTTATCACCTTTAAATTTTTAAACTAATTTTATCCTTAAAAATACTATATATTGTATTATATTTAAAAGTAAAGCACAATTTATAGAAATATTTTATTTATGATAAATATTTTTTATATTTTTTAAAAACAGTTTTATAACAAAAATATTTTTATTATAGAATATAAGCGATAATTAAAAGATTATAATTAATGTTATAAAAATATACTTTTTTTAAAATTATTGGTTATCAATTACAACTTTTCTATCAAATTCTTTTTCACAAAAATTACAAATTAAAATAATTCTTTTAAGTATTTTTTTTACAATAAATTTACTTGATACATGTTCATTATGACTAATACAATTTCCATTTGGACAAAATAATATATTATTAATATATTTAGGTAATATAATTGTTAATTTTTTAATTACTTGATAATTTTCTATAGAATTAACTGTAGCTTCTGGAGCATACAACGCTAATTGATTTGCTTGTTTTGATGTTAAAACTGTATTTTCAATTTTAATTATATCTTTTTTACCTAAATTATTTGATGGTAAATTAAGACCGATAGTAACACGTTCTTCTGTTTCTGTAAGTTTAAATAATTTTAATAATTTAAACCCAATTTGAGCTGGAATATGATCTATAACTGTTCCATAACTTATAGCTTCAACTTGTAATTTATTATTTCGTATCAAAATTATTTTCTCCTAAAAATTAATTTTTTTTTTAAAATTAATAATAATAATGCTTGTCTAGCATAAACTCCATTTCCTGCTTGTTGAAAATAATAAGCATAAGGAGTTTTATCTACACAAATTTTTATTTCATCAACACGTGGTAATGGGTGTAGTATTTTAAATGTTGGTTTTACAAAATGTAAATCTTTAGCATGCAAAACGATTTTTGATTTTACATTAACATATTCAGATGGATCCAAACGTTCTTTTTGAACACGTGTCATATATAAAATATCCAATTTAGGTAATACTTTATCTATATTGTCATGTAAACTATAAATTATTTTTTTCTCTTCAAGAATACGTAAAATATTATTTGGCATTGATAATGCATTTGGTGCAATAAAATAAAAATAATTTTTTTTAAATTTAGATAATGCTTGAGTTAATGAATGAACAGTACGACCGTACTTTAAATCTCCTACCATTGCTATATGTAAATAATCTAAACGACCTTGTATTTCATTAATAGTAAATAAATCTAATAATGTTTGAGTTGGATGTTGATTTGAACCGTCACCAGCATTTATTATTGGTGTTTTATTAGAATAAAGACTAGCAAGACGAGCTGCTCCTTCTTGTGGATGACGAATCACTATTGCATCTGCATAATGACTGATTACTGAAATAGTATCAGCAAAAGTTTCACCTTTTTTTTTAAATGAAATACTTTTGCTATCAGAAAAACCAACTACTGATGCTCCTAATCGATGAATAGCTGTTTCAAATGATAAACGGGTTCTAGTAGAATTTTCAAAAAAACAACTAGCTATTATCTTATGTTTTAATAAATATGGTAGTTGTTTTTTTTTTAAAAAACTAGCTACTTTTATTATTAATTCAAGATCTGTTCGTTTTAAATCATTAATAGAAATTATATTTTTAAGATATAAAGGGTTATGCATCATTTTATTCCATATAAAAAAATAAAACATTAAGTTATATATTTTAAAAATATTTTGTTAAATCATCATATAGTCTTATGCAATAAAATAACTATGTTATATTATTCAATAATATATCGTGAATTTTATATAAAACAAGTTTTATATTATTTATTATTTGAAGTATTTTAAAGAATATTTAAAATAAAAAATTGATCATAATACATATTAAAAATAAATATTTAATCATAAAAATAATATTATTTTTTTTATTTTACGTTATAAAACTCTATATTTAAATTTTTATAATAAATATATATTATTACATATTAATAATATTTATATATATTATGTTTATATATATAGGTTACATAATATTTTATTTATTTAAAAAAATTAAATTTCATATGAAATTATTGATAAAAATTTAATTGTTTAAAACAAATAACATTAAATATAAAATAATTATTTTGTAAATAATTTTACAAAAATTAAAAATATCTTATATAATATTTTTTAATAAAAAATAATAATAAAATTAAAAAATAATAAAATAAACTAAGTAAAATAATGTTTAATATATTACTATGATTCTTATATCACTTAAAAATATTTAAATATTTTTAATATATTATACATGCTTTAATATATATAAAACAATCAACATAGTATCTATTTATTATATTTTTGAATTAATATCTTGTTAGATACTAATTTATATATTTTTATTATTAAATTAATTTAATTTGAAATTTAATATGAATAAAATAATAAATTGAAAACCATCAATATCTATTAACAATATATCAAAAAGAGCAAATATTATAAAAAAAATAAGAAAATTCTTTAATGATAGATCTGTTATTGAAGTAGAAACACCAACAATAAGTCATTTTGCAACAACAGATGTTTATATCTCTTCATTTAAAACAATTTTAAAAAAACCAGGAATTAATAATCCTATTAAAATGTATTTAATAACTAGTCCTGAATATCATATGAAGCGTTTATTAGCAGCAGGTAGCGGACCTATATTTCAATTATGTCGTTGTTTTAGAAATAAAGAAATTGGAAAAAAACACAATCCTGAATTTACCATGCTCGAATGGTATAGACCATGTTTTGACATGTATAATTTAATTAATGAAGTTAATGATTTATTCCAATATATTTTAAAATGTGATAATACTGAACTATCATCTTATAAAGATGT
This Candidatus Providencia siddallii DNA region includes the following protein-coding sequences:
- the nrdG gene encoding anaerobic ribonucleoside-triphosphate reductase-activating protein, which translates into the protein MNYHKYYSVDVVNGPGTRCTLFVSGCEHKCHGCYNKSTWKLDSGKPFTKQIENTIIKDLQDTKIKRQGLSISGGDPLHPFNVPTILKLIKRIKTVCINKDIWIWTGYKINELTIEQLEIVSLINTLIDGKFKKDLYDPKLLFRGSSNQIIHKLR
- the nrdD gene encoding anaerobic ribonucleoside-triphosphate reductase, producing MNTIVLKKDKRQSMFNLKKIQKEINIAAFLINIKDDSYCNQIINDIKNEIKKYKEIDTNKIKKIVKNHLINSKYKNLANAYIIYIQNKYDKLKKQNKLMNDIKGLIEQNNISLLNENANKDSKVIPTQRDLLAGIIAKYYAKEYILPKDIVTAHEKGEIHYHDLDYAPFFPMFNCMIIDLEGMLTNGFKMGNAEIETPKSISTATAITAQIIAQVASHIYGGTTINRIDEILSPYVLISYKKHLKTAKEWGIKNSKEYAEKSTEKECYNAFQSLEYEVNTLHTANGQTPFVTFGFGLGESKESRLIQKSILKNRIVGLGKNRKTAIFPKLVFAIKKGLNYNFNDKNYDIKQLALECASKRMYPDILNYDRVIDVTGSFKTPMGCRSFLGIYKKNGKKIHDGRNNLGVISLNLPRIAIESQKDESKFWHLLDKRLLVAKKALMTRIERLKKVKARVAPILYMEGACGVRLNPDDSILKIFQNGRASISLGYIGLHETINALYGINTHIYNNEYLRKKAIDIVKKLRKTTDDWKRETGYAFSLYSTPSENLCNRFCRLDKFEFGIIQGVTDKGYYTNSFHLDVEKHVNPYEKINFEKPYPYISNGGFICYGEYPNLQHNLKALEDIWDYSYNYVPYYGTNTPIDECYECKFTGEFLCTSKGFVCPNCGNYDSNKVSVIRRVCGYLGSPDSRPFNYGKQEEVKRRIKHFKSFN
- the pyrI gene encoding aspartate carbamoyltransferase regulatory subunit, producing the protein MIRNNKLQVEAISYGTVIDHIPAQIGFKLLKLFKLTETEERVTIGLNLPSNNLGKKDIIKIENTVLTSKQANQLALYAPEATVNSIENYQVIKKLTIILPKYINNILFCPNGNCISHNEHVSSKFIVKKILKRIILICNFCEKEFDRKVVIDNQ
- the pyrB gene encoding aspartate carbamoyltransferase; its protein translation is MHNPLYLKNIISINDLKRTDLELIIKVASFLKKKQLPYLLKHKIIASCFFENSTRTRLSFETAIHRLGASVVGFSDSKSISFKKKGETFADTISVISHYADAIVIRHPQEGAARLASLYSNKTPIINAGDGSNQHPTQTLLDLFTINEIQGRLDYLHIAMVGDLKYGRTVHSLTQALSKFKKNYFYFIAPNALSMPNNILRILEEKKIIYSLHDNIDKVLPKLDILYMTRVQKERLDPSEYVNVKSKIVLHAKDLHFVKPTFKILHPLPRVDEIKICVDKTPYAYYFQQAGNGVYARQALLLLILKKKLIFRRK